Proteins encoded in a region of the uncultured Erythrobacter sp. genome:
- a CDS encoding NADP-dependent oxidoreductase: protein MPDNRRFLLQRRPDGEPVPEDFELITEPTPDLADGQFLIRNHYASLDPAMRGWMDAGGNYMPPVPLGTSMRASTIGVVEESRAEGFEKGQWVMGLNALEDYSISQVGGFTQPIDPSLVPSVTNYLSIFGAVGMTAYFGFLEVCEPKEGETVLVTGAAGAVGSLVGQLAKIHGCRAVGIAGGPEKCAKLTEKYGFDAAIDYKGKDEAALTAAIGEACPDGVDVIFENVGGPILDAGLMNLNLYARVGLCGLISEYNTPPRGARNLWNLIVTRSSIRGLLVMDYVERFPEGAAKMGEWAAAGQLASEEHIDEGLEHAFDSFMRLFAGSNQGKMILKIAT from the coding sequence ATGCCCGATAACCGGCGCTTTCTCCTTCAGCGTCGCCCCGATGGCGAGCCGGTCCCCGAAGATTTTGAGTTGATCACTGAGCCGACACCGGATCTGGCCGACGGACAATTCTTGATACGCAATCACTACGCTTCACTCGATCCGGCGATGCGCGGGTGGATGGATGCTGGCGGGAATTACATGCCGCCGGTCCCGCTCGGCACGTCGATGCGGGCGAGCACGATTGGCGTTGTTGAAGAGAGCCGAGCGGAAGGCTTTGAGAAAGGCCAGTGGGTCATGGGCCTCAATGCTTTGGAGGATTATTCGATCAGCCAGGTCGGCGGCTTCACCCAGCCCATCGACCCAAGCCTGGTGCCAAGCGTGACCAACTATCTCTCGATCTTCGGGGCGGTTGGAATGACGGCGTACTTCGGGTTTCTTGAAGTGTGCGAGCCGAAAGAGGGCGAGACGGTTCTCGTCACCGGCGCAGCTGGCGCAGTGGGTTCGCTGGTTGGACAGCTTGCAAAAATCCACGGCTGCCGCGCAGTCGGGATTGCGGGCGGCCCCGAAAAGTGCGCCAAGCTCACCGAGAAATACGGCTTCGACGCAGCGATTGATTACAAGGGGAAAGACGAAGCCGCCCTTACCGCAGCTATCGGTGAAGCATGCCCCGATGGGGTCGACGTGATCTTCGAAAATGTCGGCGGACCAATCCTCGATGCCGGACTAATGAACCTCAACCTCTATGCCCGCGTCGGGCTGTGCGGGCTGATCAGCGAATACAACACGCCCCCACGCGGCGCGCGCAATCTGTGGAACCTCATCGTTACGCGATCTTCGATCCGGGGTCTGCTGGTCATGGACTATGTCGAACGCTTCCCGGAAGGCGCGGCAAAAATGGGCGAATGGGCGGCCGCCGGTCAGCTCGCGAGCGAAGAGCATATCGACGAAGGATTGGAGCACGCCTTCGACAGTTTCATGCGGCTGTTTGCTGGATCGAACCAAGGCAAGATGATCCTGAAAATCGCCACCTGA
- a CDS encoding ThuA domain-containing protein: MARDLLVLSGGHAYEREPFAELLGALGEWDITHLMHPEAEEAVAGGRALEADAVLFYDMGGYTFADKWVTSRPPSEAFRRAIVERFEAERGAVAMHHALAGWADWPEWHEMLGGRFLYTPGEVRGKATLDSGYRHDVDYAAQVVADHPVTAGLPSEFRVVDELYLAEIFEDDVTPLVRSDYTFTRDNFYSAAQGISGTLYSNDGWDHPPGSNLVAWHKQVANAPLVYLQFGDAPQTYANPHVRQMLTNALDFIAGENP; the protein is encoded by the coding sequence ATGGCCCGCGACCTCCTAGTCCTGTCCGGTGGCCACGCTTATGAGCGTGAACCCTTTGCGGAACTGCTTGGCGCGCTCGGCGAGTGGGACATCACGCACCTGATGCACCCCGAAGCCGAGGAAGCGGTCGCGGGTGGCCGCGCTTTGGAAGCCGACGCGGTGCTGTTTTATGACATGGGCGGATACACCTTCGCCGACAAATGGGTGACCTCGCGCCCGCCATCCGAAGCGTTCCGCCGCGCTATCGTCGAGCGGTTCGAGGCCGAACGCGGCGCGGTAGCGATGCACCATGCCCTGGCCGGATGGGCTGACTGGCCCGAATGGCACGAAATGCTAGGCGGGCGGTTCCTCTACACTCCTGGCGAAGTGCGCGGAAAAGCTACGCTCGATTCCGGCTATCGCCACGACGTCGACTACGCCGCGCAGGTTGTCGCCGATCATCCGGTGACCGCCGGGTTGCCGAGCGAATTCCGGGTCGTTGACGAGCTTTATCTCGCCGAGATTTTCGAGGATGACGTTACCCCGCTGGTCCGCTCCGACTACACATTCACACGCGACAATTTCTATTCCGCCGCGCAAGGCATTTCGGGCACACTTTACTCCAACGATGGCTGGGACCATCCGCCGGGCAGCAATCTCGTCGCCTGGCACAAGCAGGTGGCGAATGCGCCGCTGGTCTACCTCCAGTTTGGCGATGCACCGCAGACCTATGCCAATCCGCATGTTCGCCAGATGCTAACCAATGCCCTCGATTTCATCGCAGGAGAAAATCCATGA
- a CDS encoding limonene-1,2-epoxide hydrolase family protein, with the protein MTPIETITAFIAAWDEYDLEKIYSFMAEDIEWSDMPLSTVNGIDQVRAKMAAFPGVEACGFDTHHIAANGSVVLTERTDWFEMKGRKRTIKVMGVFELNDDGKIAKWRDYFDSAEFVREFGDLAEG; encoded by the coding sequence ATGACCCCGATTGAAACCATCACCGCCTTCATCGCCGCATGGGACGAATACGATCTCGAGAAAATCTATTCCTTCATGGCAGAGGACATCGAGTGGTCGGACATGCCACTTTCGACGGTCAACGGCATCGATCAGGTCCGCGCCAAGATGGCGGCGTTCCCGGGCGTCGAGGCCTGCGGCTTCGACACGCATCACATCGCAGCCAATGGTAGTGTCGTCCTGACCGAACGCACCGACTGGTTCGAGATGAAAGGCCGCAAGCGCACCATCAAAGTGATGGGCGTGTTCGAACTGAACGATGACGGCAAGATCGCGAAATGGCGCGATTACTTCGACAGCGCTGAATTCGTACGCGAGTTTGGCGATCTCGCCGAAGGCTGA
- a CDS encoding cytochrome P450: MNKPESIKDASVFAPETLIDPFDYYSAIHDAGIAIEHLPEMNTYVVYSYDLCNEANTKPAVFSNDFSVLMGREEDEEINAILAEGWPDEATLLTADAPVHTRNRKLVNLAFSAPRVNAIEDTMREKSISLIEAFADKSECEFVEEFAIPLPVFMIAGQIGLDKDPKKVKEWSDAAVDRFSQMVDHDRKKECARALVEYQHYMKGKIDDRRANGGDDLLADLVEARVEGEEPLTDPQIMSIMQQFMVAGNETTTSTLAGGLLQLIRNPDQMEKAKAAAGGRDPKLIGNLVEESLRYETPTAGMWRIVKQDTELGGQAIPAGAVVQLRYAAANRDPKKFENPNAFDIERKNARAHQAFGKGPHMCVGNMLSRKEMLVAFDELLERLDDFAVADEDGITILPNILLRGVTRLPITFSRKSA, translated from the coding sequence ATGAACAAGCCAGAATCCATCAAAGACGCGAGCGTCTTCGCGCCCGAAACGCTGATCGACCCGTTCGACTATTACAGCGCGATTCATGACGCAGGGATCGCAATCGAACACTTGCCGGAGATGAACACTTACGTCGTCTACAGTTATGATCTGTGCAACGAGGCGAACACCAAGCCCGCAGTTTTCTCAAACGATTTCAGTGTCCTGATGGGGCGTGAAGAAGACGAGGAGATCAACGCGATCCTCGCCGAAGGCTGGCCCGACGAAGCCACTCTCCTCACTGCCGATGCTCCCGTCCACACCCGCAATCGTAAGCTTGTGAACCTCGCTTTCTCCGCGCCGCGCGTGAACGCGATCGAAGACACGATGCGCGAAAAGTCGATTTCGTTGATCGAAGCGTTTGCGGATAAGAGCGAATGCGAGTTTGTCGAGGAATTCGCAATCCCGCTGCCGGTGTTCATGATCGCGGGGCAGATTGGGCTCGATAAGGACCCAAAGAAGGTCAAGGAATGGTCAGACGCGGCCGTCGACCGGTTCAGCCAGATGGTCGACCACGACCGAAAAAAGGAATGCGCCCGCGCACTGGTCGAATATCAGCACTACATGAAAGGCAAGATCGACGATCGCCGCGCCAATGGCGGCGACGATCTGCTGGCTGATCTGGTCGAGGCTCGGGTTGAAGGCGAAGAACCGCTGACCGATCCGCAGATCATGTCGATCATGCAGCAATTCATGGTCGCGGGAAATGAGACGACGACATCGACACTGGCAGGCGGATTGCTTCAATTGATCCGCAACCCTGATCAGATGGAAAAAGCCAAGGCAGCGGCAGGTGGGCGCGATCCCAAGCTGATCGGCAATCTTGTCGAGGAATCACTGCGCTACGAAACGCCAACTGCGGGCATGTGGCGCATCGTCAAGCAGGACACAGAACTGGGCGGTCAGGCAATTCCGGCGGGCGCCGTTGTCCAGCTGCGCTATGCCGCTGCCAATCGCGATCCCAAGAAGTTCGAAAATCCGAACGCATTCGATATCGAGCGCAAGAATGCGCGCGCGCATCAGGCGTTTGGCAAGGGGCCGCACATGTGCGTGGGCAACATGCTCAGTCGCAAGGAGATGCTGGTCGCGTTTGATGAGCTGTTGGAGCGGCTCGACGATTTCGCGGTCGCCGATGAGGATGGTATCACGATCCTCCCCAACATCCTGCTGCGCGGGGTAACGCGCCTGCCCATCACGTTCTCGAGGAAGAGCGCGTGA
- a CDS encoding acyl-CoA dehydrogenase family protein, translated as MNFDLSEEQELFRSSVERFSAPIDVEARRKLRLSETGYDRARWQELAEMGLIALAAPEEAGGMGGSPVDLALVAEALGKANSPDPWLEHGVLPALLLGAGSAEGPLEKVLGGEQIASFAWAERAQRYSLAAKSLKAETSGDGFAMTGEKTFVMGALLADLFIVTADLDGETTCFLVPRDTEGLEVRAYRLTDGSIAGELKLTRVGVSSTAKLNIAPDILTAIVSDARLYAAAEMVGLGQRLLDDTLAYVKEREQFGVAIGSFQALQHRLVEAYAKIEQSRSMLYRAALIDRSETAERQRAAAGAKAFIGENIDAVAREAVQMHGGMGITDELAIGHAMKRVMVLARLFGDTDSVLAEYALAA; from the coding sequence GTGAATTTCGACCTAAGCGAAGAACAGGAGCTGTTTCGCTCCAGCGTGGAGCGGTTTTCCGCCCCTATCGATGTAGAGGCTCGGCGCAAATTGCGACTGTCCGAGACAGGATATGACCGGGCGCGTTGGCAGGAACTTGCCGAAATGGGTCTGATCGCTCTGGCGGCACCGGAAGAGGCGGGCGGCATGGGCGGCTCTCCGGTCGATCTCGCTCTGGTTGCGGAGGCGCTTGGCAAGGCCAACTCACCTGATCCGTGGCTCGAACACGGTGTATTGCCCGCTCTATTGTTGGGCGCTGGCAGTGCCGAAGGCCCGCTCGAAAAAGTGCTCGGCGGCGAACAGATCGCCAGCTTTGCCTGGGCCGAACGGGCGCAGCGCTACAGCCTCGCAGCGAAAAGTTTGAAGGCTGAGACTTCAGGCGACGGCTTCGCAATGACAGGCGAGAAGACCTTCGTGATGGGCGCGCTATTGGCCGACCTGTTCATCGTCACCGCCGATCTGGATGGCGAGACCACCTGCTTCCTCGTGCCGCGCGACACCGAAGGACTTGAGGTCCGTGCCTATCGCCTGACGGATGGCAGCATTGCCGGTGAGCTTAAGCTGACGCGGGTCGGTGTATCCTCAACGGCGAAGCTCAACATCGCTCCAGACATCCTGACAGCCATCGTCAGCGATGCCCGCCTTTATGCTGCGGCAGAGATGGTCGGTCTGGGACAGCGACTGCTCGACGACACGCTGGCTTACGTGAAAGAGCGCGAGCAATTCGGCGTTGCGATTGGATCCTTTCAAGCTCTGCAACACCGGCTGGTGGAAGCCTATGCGAAGATCGAACAGTCGCGCTCGATGCTCTATCGCGCCGCACTGATCGACCGCAGTGAAACCGCCGAGCGGCAGCGCGCTGCAGCGGGCGCGAAGGCGTTTATCGGCGAGAATATCGACGCAGTCGCGCGCGAGGCGGTGCAGATGCATGGCGGCATGGGGATCACCGATGAACTGGCGATCGGCCACGCGATGAAGCGCGTCATGGTGCTCGCACGGCTGTTTGGCGACACAGATTCCGTACTCGCCGAATACGCGCTGGCGGCCTGA
- a CDS encoding OB-fold domain-containing protein, with amino-acid sequence MGQKIDPDLWSDDTQPHLMGGRLPSGEIVFPMPQGDAAKDVEPHKLSRTGTLWSWTTQGFLPKEPYEGPGSGPDEGPPDFQPFLLGYVELPGEVIVEARIVDSLLEDLSLNMPVEFCIVPFNATHDTYAFRPITQAEEQAA; translated from the coding sequence ATGGGCCAGAAGATCGATCCGGACTTGTGGAGCGATGACACACAGCCGCACTTGATGGGCGGGAGGCTACCTTCGGGTGAGATCGTATTCCCTATGCCTCAGGGCGACGCGGCAAAGGACGTTGAACCCCATAAGCTTTCGCGCACCGGCACATTGTGGTCGTGGACCACGCAGGGCTTTCTTCCAAAAGAGCCCTATGAAGGCCCCGGCTCTGGCCCCGACGAAGGTCCGCCGGATTTCCAGCCATTCCTGCTTGGCTATGTCGAACTACCCGGCGAAGTGATCGTCGAAGCGCGGATTGTCGATTCTCTGCTTGAAGATCTGTCGCTGAACATGCCGGTCGAGTTTTGCATCGTCCCGTTCAACGCGACGCATGACACCTACGCCTTCCGACCCATTACCCAAGCCGAGGAACAGGCCGCATGA
- a CDS encoding thiolase family protein produces the protein MSENVYIIGAGIHPFGRTEGRSGREQGVFAVREAMADAGLEWPDIECAYGGSAAAGSADIMVNELGLTSLPFTNVANGCATGGSALSAAQQAIASGMYDLALAVGFDKHPRGAFNAKPSDYGLPDWYGQTGMMLTTQFFALKIQRYMQLHGISRETLGRVAEKAFRNGAKTPHAWRRSEIDLETIMNAPMINDPLTKFMFCAPAEGGVALILASEKKARELGVLGPGKSVKIAKIAVKTRPPDSFEVFQAGVSIKEGGKPTVLASKAAFEGAGIGPEDIDVAQLQDTESGAEIMHMAENGFCADGDQEKWLAEGWTNTDGKLPVNTDGGCLACGEPIGASGLRQVYENVEQLRGRGGERQVPNTPKTGYSHVYGAPGLSAVAILER, from the coding sequence ATGAGTGAGAACGTCTATATCATCGGCGCGGGCATCCATCCGTTTGGTCGGACCGAAGGCCGCTCCGGGCGAGAACAAGGCGTGTTCGCCGTGCGCGAGGCAATGGCCGATGCTGGGCTGGAATGGCCCGATATCGAATGCGCCTATGGCGGATCGGCAGCGGCGGGCAGCGCGGATATCATGGTCAACGAGCTTGGCCTGACCTCGCTCCCCTTCACCAATGTGGCCAATGGCTGCGCGACCGGCGGCAGCGCCCTCTCCGCCGCACAGCAAGCGATTGCGAGCGGGATGTATGATCTCGCGCTGGCAGTCGGCTTCGACAAGCATCCGCGCGGGGCGTTCAATGCCAAGCCTTCCGATTATGGCCTGCCAGACTGGTACGGCCAGACCGGGATGATGCTGACGACACAGTTCTTTGCGCTCAAGATTCAGCGCTACATGCAACTGCACGGGATCAGCCGTGAGACTTTAGGCCGGGTCGCGGAAAAAGCCTTCCGCAATGGCGCGAAAACTCCGCATGCCTGGCGGCGGAGCGAGATCGATCTCGAAACGATCATGAACGCCCCGATGATCAACGATCCGCTGACCAAGTTCATGTTCTGCGCCCCGGCAGAGGGCGGCGTTGCGCTGATACTGGCAAGCGAGAAAAAGGCCCGCGAACTGGGCGTGCTTGGTCCGGGTAAAAGCGTCAAGATCGCCAAGATTGCTGTGAAAACCCGGCCACCTGACAGTTTCGAGGTGTTTCAGGCCGGCGTGAGCATCAAGGAAGGCGGCAAGCCCACCGTGCTCGCTTCAAAAGCCGCGTTCGAAGGTGCAGGCATCGGCCCCGAAGATATCGACGTCGCGCAATTGCAGGACACCGAAAGCGGCGCGGAAATCATGCACATGGCCGAAAACGGCTTCTGCGCGGATGGCGATCAGGAAAAGTGGCTGGCAGAAGGCTGGACCAACACGGATGGCAAACTGCCGGTCAACACCGATGGTGGCTGCCTGGCGTGCGGCGAACCGATCGGCGCATCAGGATTGCGGCAAGTCTACGAAAACGTCGAACAATTGCGTGGGCGCGGCGGGGAGCGACAAGTACCAAACACACCGAAGACCGGATACAGCCATGTCTATGGCGCACCGGGCCTTTCAGCCGTGGCGATACTGGAGCGTTAA